A portion of the Perognathus longimembris pacificus isolate PPM17 chromosome 20, ASM2315922v1, whole genome shotgun sequence genome contains these proteins:
- the LOC125368120 gene encoding vomeronasal type-1 receptor 4-like — MGEILLSQTVVGILGNFSLLYHYVFLFCMGNRMKSTDLILMHLIVANFLNLLCRGIPQTMVAWGWRYFLSDLGCKLVFYLHRVGRGMAIASICSLSVFQAVSISPGDSRCAWLKGRAHKHIVSMVYLSWGVSLLVNIVFLMYITGTKTDDNMTIVKTYGYCSSMRKNPAADVLHITLLSVPDALGLGLMLWASIYMLFVLYTHKQRMKHIQRTSVSCRASPESRATKNILLLVSTFVSFYTWSCICQIYMAMTYNPSPVLLHMAALAMGCFPAVSPFLLMSGRSTPYSLCFTCRRRRRKMVLP; from the coding sequence ATGGGGGAGATCCTCTTATCTCAGACTGTGGTTGGGATTCTGGGTAATTTCTCTCTGCTCTACCATTATGTATTCCTTTTCTGCATGGGGAACAGAATGAAAAGCACAGACTTGATTCTTATGCACTTAATTGTGGCTAACTTCTTAAATCTTCTGTGTAGGGGCATTCCCCAAACCATGGTggcttggggctggagatatttcctcagtGATCTGGGGTGCAAACTGGTCTTCTATCTTCACCGAGTGGGCAGGGGTATGGCGATTGCTAGCATTTGCTCCCTGAGTGTCTTCCAGGCTGTCAGCATCAGCCCCGGGGACTCCCGGTGTGCATGGCTGAAGGGGAGAGCCCACAAGCACATTGTCTCCATGGTCTACCTCAGCTGGGGGGTCAGCCTCCTGGTGAACATTGTTTTCCTCATGTACATAACTGGAACTAAAACAGATGACAACATGACTATCGTAAAAACCTATGGATACTGTTCCTCCATGCGTAAAAACCCAGCTGCAGATGTACTGCACATAACCTTGCTCTCAGTACCTGATGCTCTGGGtctgggcctcatgctctggGCCAGCATCTACATGCTCTTCGTTCTCTACACACACAAGCAGAGAATGAAGCACATCCAGAGGACCAGTGTCTCCTGCAGAGCCTCTCCTGAGTCCAGAGCTACCAAAAACATCCTCCTCCTCGTGAGTACCTTTGTGTCCTTTTATACCTGGTCCTGCATCTGTCAGATCTACATGGCTATGACTTACaaccccagccctgtgctgctACATATGGCCGCTTTAGCTATGGGCTGTTTCCCAGCTGTCAGCCCTTTTCTGCTCATGAGTGGTCGCTCCACTCCCTACAGCCTGTGCTTcacctgcaggaggaggaggaggaaaatggtccTCCCCTGA
- the LOC125368121 gene encoding vomeronasal type-1 receptor 4-like has protein sequence MGDRMRGTDLILRHLIVANFCWRDFLSDLDCKLVFYLHRVGRSMAIGSTCSLSIFQAVSISPRSSRWAGLKGRAHKYTGSMVYLSWGVSLLVNIVFLMYITRPKTLDNTTMLKAYGYCSSVRHDPPADVLNIALLSMPDVLGLGLMLWASISMLFVLYTHKQRMQHIQRTSVSCRASPESRATKSILLLVSAFVSFYTLSCICQICLSVTYNPSPVLHHMAAFAMGCFPAVSPFLLMSGHSTPYTLCFTCRRRRKMVLP, from the exons ATGGGGGACAGAATGAGAGGCACAGACTTGATTCTTAGGCACTTAATTGTGGCCAACTTCT GCTGGAGAGATTTCCTCAGTGATCTGGATTGCAAACTGGTCTTCTATCTTCACCGAGTGGGCAGGAGTATGGCGATTGGTAGCACTTGCTCCCTGAGCATTTTCCAGGCCGTCAGCATCAGCCCCAGGTCCTCCAGGTGGGCAGGGCTGAAGGGGAGAGCCCACAAGTACACTGGCTCCATGGTCTACCTCAGCTGGGGGGTCAGCCTCCTGGTGAACATTGTTTTTCTCATGTACATAACCAGACCCAAAACACTGGACAACACGACAATGTTAAAAGCCTATGGATACTGTTCCTCCGTGCGTCACGACCCACCTGCAGATGTACTGAACATAGCCTTGCTTTCAATGCCTGATGTTCTGGGTCTGGGGCTCATGCTCTGGGCCAGCATCTCCATGCTCTTCGTCCTCTACACACACAAGCAGAGAATGCAGCACATCCAGAGGACCAGCGTCTCCTGCAGAGCCTCTCCTGAGTCCAGAGCCACCAAAAGCATCCTCCTCCTGGTGAGCGCCTTTGTCTCCTTTTACACCTTGTCCTGCATCTGTCAGATCTGCTTGTCTGTGACTTACaaccccagccctgtgctgcaCCATATGGCCGCATTTGCTATGGGCTGTTTCCCAGCTGTCAGCCCTTTTCTGCTCATGAGTGGACACTCCACTCCCTACACTCTGTGCTTCacttgcaggaggaggaggaaaatggtccTCCCCTGA